CCGAGTTATTCGCGTACCCTATTTGATTCcgtacggttcaacgggcattccgagaaacgAGTAACTATTTGGTTGTGTGTCAactcaggtacgtttgaaatgtatatcatgGTTAAGAATAAAATGTAAGCATTTGAACATATGTGGACATAAGAAATATGTATGAGTTCTATGAGATTTATAGATATGTGGTTATGCTTTGCCATGATCTATAtgattgaatttaatttaaattatgttatgtgataagtttatttgtatatggcttactaagcttttgaaagcttactttgtgtgtgttttcaactgttttatagacATCGAAGCTATCGagtgctcggggatcgtcgaggatcatcaccatactattgacctctattttggtaccttttgaaaatgtaaatttgaaatatggcatgtataggctaaaagtaTTTGAGATATGTTTTAAGTAGTGAAGTGTAAATTTAGCCATGTTATATGACTTGGTTTTGGTTGCGTTTATATATGACTTTTGAGTATAAACTATGTGATGAAATGTTGCTAATATGATGTGTTCATATATGGCCAAGAGAATTGGTCAAGTTGGTAAGTTTTtagtgtgtccctattttgagatttggtaagattatggcatgagattgaatgagtAAATTAAGGTTATGAATTTTATGTTTAGGTATGAGTTtggcttatgttttggtatggattaatagcatgaaattggttgattatAATATGGCATGATTGGTGTATGAATTGGTTAGggattggttgaaaatttggtataaaatgaattggttttgatgcttgtagggaagaCCCTTAACAGGTGACatgttggccttgtaaatggtcTATTGTTGCCCATACCggttgagacacgggcgtgtgtctcaaccgtgttgctcgagggccatttcgaaatgagacTGGATAGACCACACAGTcgcacacatgggcatgtgccaagCCGTACGGCCAAGTCAATTTTGAGCACGGGctaaacacatgggcgtgtgactggctgtgtggacaagtcagtatgtatgtcctATTTTGcaacggcctagacacacgggcttgtctaatgccgtgtgaggcacatgggctactcacacgagcgtgtgaccttaATAACTTAGAAATATTGTtatattttgagaaattttgtatgtgctcggtttagtcccgacccttttctaaagcatgttttatgTCTCGTTGACTTATGTGAGGGACTCTGTTATAATGTGTAACTATGATTgtttgatgattatgaaatgaacGCTAAATGATCCGATATGTCTCGTAATGCCTCTTAACTCTAGCCcaacgacgaatacgggttaagggtgttacaacgtCATTAGGGGACCTGAGGAATGGGATGCATCCGATGTCATCGCAAGTATATTTACTATTATTGTGTCCCATACTTTGCCTTAATTGATATTGGATCCACCCACTCTTATATTTCTTGTAAAAGTTTTGATAATTTGGGTATTGAGGTAGAGGAAACCACTACTGATGTAACTGTATAAGGCCCTTAAGACAATCAGTTATTGTGAATAAAATTTATAGGAGATGTCCATTGGATGTTCAAAGGAAATACTCCATTTGCCATCTTTATATGCATTTATACCTTGtcatattaaatatgtatatggttattaaaaattttacatttaatttgtaaatattaaaatattcaaataatattttaaaatatttaataaaattatttaatattagaaCTATAATTTCACAGTaacttttaatattaataattttttaacttttaaatagtgtttttaatattttagtaaaatataatttatagtttttgatagcaagataaatccgtattttaatatattaatttttggctaattatcaaataaaatgctattaaatttggatttttcttaTCAGGAATAAAGTTGGTATGCTGAATTCAAACTCTTAAAAAAAgagctaaattggaacaaaaagcaaagaggatggcttgattgaaagattgaagattcaaTGATGACTGGATAAAGATTGAAAGgttgaagatttttttaaaagtgGCTGGATAAAGATTGAAAGAGTTTTTTTATACTGTTACAACtctataattagtttaaatttgatttttaaatttagaattatttagtgataatatttaggaaaaacctaactaaattttagcactaaaaGTGTGTATAAATACCTAGTGGCTACAACCAATTGAACACAATTTTACCTTTGGCATTTAATAAATTATCTATTTTCCCCCTTCAAACGTTACTTTTCATTGtgctattttattctttttttttcttttacttttaactttttggtttaattactttCTAAAGCCTTGGCACTTTCTACTTTCTATAATTCCATTTAAGCCATTTATTTGCAAGCATAATTCTTTCCATGATTAACTAAATCATTTTTAGTTTTAGCCTGAAAATTACTCCAACAAAAATATTGTGAGATACGAACccgtttaaaaaaaaatctcaattcgGTATTCGCTATCTTTCCGatatatgggatagtacaaattcgtcccttaaagttgattcaatttcaactcaaaaaGCACGCGTTGCGTTCGAATCATTTGGCGTACATTTAGGAAGTTAAGTCAGCGATGCTGTATTCAAAATTCCATGAACAAATTGgcgtgttcaattggaaaaaaaAGTTGGATTTCGCcaagggagatagtgatcggATTTAAATAACCCACACAGTTGAGcccgttaattcgagttgggctttTCTGATTGAAAGACTATCAAAATCTTAAATTACAGGTATGTGCCACGTGGTTGGAAATTTGACAAGCGCTGATTTGCAGTTGATACCAGGATCGACTACGAAAGGAAGAGTTGGCAGTTTGAGGGATCCTCGATTGCTATAACCAGCGTATCGCTTGGAAAGGAAATTTTgtttcaaggatcgattcaagattggagtataccgaggctaaggctaagcttaaaaaaatattttatttattcatttattttattttcttaaatttatttattttttgcaattttgaatctattttattttatttttcctattttcttcttttattatcTTAACCAATTTAAaccccctatttttatttttatttttatttttagcatttCGACACATAGGTCGTGGGCACGACTATGACCGCGACATCGATTCTGGTCACGGAAAAAGGCAAAATTAGATAGCCAGTCTCTCTGTATTCAACTCTACTGTTCTATACTGCTAATTACTGTTATTTTGTTGTAAGAATTTATATTTGTCGGCTTTGACgtccatcaaattttggcgccattgccggggattggtaaaaatttctaaatttttatttgttttctttatgaGCAGGTCAGAATTGGGGACTCTAGCATTTGAACCAAAGATAGAAAAGTTGGCTCGGACATTTCAAATGGAAGCTATTTGGCACAGTAAATAACCACAACCCGATTTTGAAGAAGGATCTTACACCGAAGATATCTACTCATCCAAAGATTCAGACGAAATGGCAGATCAAACTATACGTCAACTTGTAGCTGCACCAGATGAACAACAATCACTATGTATAACTTATCTGGAGGGTGAAATCGAGGTAAAGTCAGGATTAATACATTTATTGCCTACTTTTCACggattgaaaaattgaaaacccTCATACTCATCTAAAAGGGTTCCACATGGTTTGTTTAAGCATGAAACCAAAAGGgagtaactgaggatcaaataaAACTACGAGCTTTTCCTTTTTCGTTAACTGACTTTGCTAGAGAATGGTTGTTTTATTTACCTTCGAGGTCTGTTAATACTTGGACTGATATGTCTCGATTATTTCTTGACAGGTTTTTTCTAGCACCTTGAGTAGCCGAATTAAGGAGTATAGTCGGAATACAACAAAAAGAAGCAGAATCACTCTATGAATATTAGGAGAATACAAGAAGTTGTGCGCAAGTTGTgcgcaagttgcccacaacatggcCTTTCTGAACAATTGCTTTTACAATATTTCTACGAAGGGTTACTCCCaatggaaatgaagatgattTATGCTGCTAGTCAAGGGGCGCTTATAAACATGACTCCTCAAAGAGCTAAGGAATTAATTTCGACTATGGTTGCAAACTCTCAACAATATCGACCACCTATGGAACCTACGAGAAGGGTTCATGAGCTAAGTACTCCTTCCATGGTAAATAAGATTGATGAACTTACTAATGTGGTTAAAAGTATGCTTGCAGGAAAATCTAACCCAACTCGGTTATGTGGGATTTGCGCTCAGCCTGATCATCCAATGGACTCGTGCCTAATTTTACTTAAGGACACAACTACACAAGTAAATGCCGTTGGGAACTTCCAAGGCCACCTCAAAGGCATTATGATCCATATTCAAGTACGTACAATGCAGGATGGAGGGATCACCCAAACCTGAGCTATGGGTCGATCCCTCAATACAATCAACCATATCAACCAAGACCACCCCCGCTTTAATAGTATCAACCTCCAAAGTCATCTCTTCAAGCCGTAGTAAAGAGGTTAGCCGTTAGCACCGAAAAGTTCCAACAAAAGACTGAAGCACAGTTCCAAGAACTAGATCAACAAATAAATAAGCTAGCACTTACGGTTAGTCGTTTGGAGAACCAAGGAAAATTGCCATCTCACACTGAGCCAAGCCCACATCAAAATGCAAGTACTGTGACTATAAAAGATGGAACAGAGTCAGTGTCCATCACGATTCATGATCACAAAGTTGAACAAGAAGCCGAATTAGTAGCTCCTTCTGAACTGGCACCTCATAAACCATTTGTTGTACCTCCCTCATACCTTGGAAAGCTCACCCAAGTTAAAAAGGAACGAAAGGAAAAACAAATCCTTGAGATATTTCGAAAGGTAAAAATTAATATTCCTTTACTTGATGCAATTAATCAGGTTCCAcgctattcaaa
The sequence above is drawn from the Gossypium hirsutum isolate 1008001.06 chromosome A05, Gossypium_hirsutum_v2.1, whole genome shotgun sequence genome and encodes:
- the LOC107948099 gene encoding uncharacterized protein gives rise to the protein MNIRRIQEVVRKLCASCPQHGLSEQLLLQYFYEGLLPMEMKMIYAASQGALINMTPQRAKELISTMVANSQQYRPPMEPTRRVHELSTPSMVNKIDELTNVVKSMLAGKSNPTRLCGICAQPDHPMDSCLILLKDTTTQVNAVGNFQGHLKGIMIHIQYQPPKSSLQAVVKRLAVSTEKFQQKTEAQFQELDQQINKLALTVSRLENQGKLPSHTEPSPHQNASTVTIKDGTESVSITIHDHKVEQEAELVAPSELAPHKPFVVPPSYLGKLTQVKKERKEKQILEIFRKVNVGENVSAVLQRKIPPKCKDQCPLKETEVIIQLADRSRVYLEVVLEDVLVKVNELIFLADFYIINMEDDYSKNAFDILLRRPFLSTARAKIDVRSGTLMMEFNGEVVKFNVYEAMGQPSTMNLDLNTMDKLEELMTFKEPIRETVVFMEAPQFPRSQGFETGTQTVIGTFKDSNRGKGKLEQRSSKTP